In Alkalihalobacillus sp. AL-G, the genomic stretch AACAAAGTTTGGAAGGTGGTTTGCTCGAACGAAATTGATCCATTAAGTGTAACCGAGGATCATGTGTATGTGATAAATGCAAAGGGAGAACGGCAGTCCGTTTCGGTTTCACTAAGCAACGACCAAAAAGCTATAATCGTTCAACCGCCAGAAAATGGATATGAAATGGCCGCTGAATATTACACACTCCATATTCTGGATGGAATTATGGCCACGAATGGTCGCCAGCTTCAATCAAACCAATCGCTTTCGTTCGTCGTAAAAGAAACGCTTCCATCTATAGGCTCAAAACAAGAGCTGAATGCTTATTTTTCAAAAGCTATTAAAGAGATGAAAGAGCGCCGCAGCTTCGATTCTGGTTCTGATGCTAGTGGTGAAGAATCAGCAAATACTGAAGCATTGTCTATGGATTCTGCAAAATCAGCAGAGAATTCAAATCCTGACTATTCAAAAACGAATAACCAGGTAAGCGGGGTAGACGAAGCAGACACAGTGAAAACAGACGGCAATTACCTATACCAGGTGATGGATGGAAGAATCATCATTACAAAGCTTATACCGGCAAACCAAATGAAGGTGATGAAATCAATTACCTATAAGCAGCCATCATTCTCACCGTCACAGCTTTTTCTATATAAAGAACAAATGGTCGTGATTGGGCACAGCTATGAAGAGATAAAGTCTGAGAAAAAGGCTAGCGATAGAGCAGATTTGATGATTGCACCAGCTTCTTCTTCAATGAAAGCAATTGTTTATGACGTAAGCGATCGCTCCAATCCAGTGGTTATACGAGAAGTCGAGATGGAAGGTCACTACATTTCTGCCCGTCGAATCAACGAGTATGTGTATCTTGTAGCCCAACATCATCCAAACTACTGGCTGCTTGATAAAAATGAAAAGATCGATCTACGCCCAAGGGTATTCGATACATCCATGTCTGATGAAAAGAAACCGATCAACTATACCGATATTCAATATTTTCCTCAATCAAAGGAAACGAACTATACGATAATCAGTTCGTTCAACCTTGAAAAACCGAAAGCGGATGCGACGTTTACAACTTATCTTGGTAGTGGCCGTGACATGTATATGTCTAAAGAAAACCTCTTTCTTGCGGTAATGTCTTACCCAGATATCCCGTTCGAAACGAGACGTGATTTTTCACCAGACTCAACCATCTATAAGTTTTCAATCGATGAAGAAAAGGTGACTTTTGAAGGCTCGGCCGAAGTACCAGGTACAGTCCTGAACCAATTTTCAATGGATGAGCACGATGGAAACTTCCGGATTGTCACTACAAAAGGGCAAGTGTGGAATGACGAACAGCCATCTGGGAACAACCTTTATATATTTGACGAAAATTTAAAGCAAATCGGGAATCTTGAAGATCTC encodes the following:
- a CDS encoding beta-propeller domain-containing protein, which translates into the protein MKKWWWICGGMVLIVCILLGTYFYSQPRVVNNWASNDKPIVLNNKVWKVVCSNEIDPLSVTEDHVYVINAKGERQSVSVSLSNDQKAIIVQPPENGYEMAAEYYTLHILDGIMATNGRQLQSNQSLSFVVKETLPSIGSKQELNAYFSKAIKEMKERRSFDSGSDASGEESANTEALSMDSAKSAENSNPDYSKTNNQVSGVDEADTVKTDGNYLYQVMDGRIIITKLIPANQMKVMKSITYKQPSFSPSQLFLYKEQMVVIGHSYEEIKSEKKASDRADLMIAPASSSMKAIVYDVSDRSNPVVIREVEMEGHYISARRINEYVYLVAQHHPNYWLLDKNEKIDLRPRVFDTSMSDEKKPINYTDIQYFPQSKETNYTIISSFNLEKPKADATFTTYLGSGRDMYMSKENLFLAVMSYPDIPFETRRDFSPDSTIYKFSIDEEKVTFEGSAEVPGTVLNQFSMDEHDGNFRIVTTKGQVWNDEQPSGNNLYIFDENLKQIGNLEDLARGERIYSARFMQDRIYVVTFKQVDPLFVIDASDPKNPSVLGELKIPGFSNYLHPYDENHLIGFGHDTKIVTGKGQEGEPRILTQGVKISLFDVSDVHNPKEKFSEIIGGRGTHSPVNHDHKALLVHKKRNLFAFPISVYENVEDGNHYEQNFIFQGAMVYNIDLKDGIQLEKKISHLEGNSPYEEWESTIRRMIYIEDNIYAISPTKISAHNMDSYKQIGEVTIRESSD